The following coding sequences lie in one Arachis ipaensis cultivar K30076 chromosome B05, Araip1.1, whole genome shotgun sequence genomic window:
- the LOC107642074 gene encoding bidirectional sugar transporter SWEET4: MVSAAVARNVIGIIGNVISFLLFFSPAPTFYTIIKKKSVEEFKPDPYIATVLNCAFWVFYGLPFVHPHSILVLTINSVGLGFEFIYLTIYYIYAPTKGRKKVLLFLFIEAIFFAVVALVTLLALHDINRRSIVVGVLSDIFNVMMYISPLTIMAKVIRTKSVKYMPFWLSLTNFLNGLCWTTYALINPFDLFVLISNGIGAVSGLVQLILYACYCSCKEQKDEEGDDDTKPPSGSGVQLSTPNGKFAV, encoded by the exons ATGGTGAGCGCCGCAGTAGCTCGTAACGTCATCGGCATTATCG GAAATGTCATCTCGTTCCTCTTGTTCTTCTCACCTGC GCCAACTTTCTATACGATAATAAAGAAGAAGTCGGTGGAGGAATTCAAACCTGATCCATACATAGCAACAGTGCTGAACTGTGCATTTTGGGTGTTCTACGGGCTTCCTTTCGTGCACCCTCACAGCATTCTAGTCCTCACCATCAATAGCGTTGGCCTTGGATTTGAGTTCATCTATCTCACCATATATTACATTTATGCCCCCACCAAAGGACGT AAAAAGGTACTGCTTTTCCTTTTCATCGAGGCTATTTTCTTTGCTGTGGTTGCACTTGTGACATTGCTGGCACTGCATGATATAAACCGGAGATCAATAGTGGTTGGTGTTTTGTCTGATATATTCAATGTGATGATGTATATCTCTCCTCTTACAATCATG GCAAAGGTTATAAGAACGAAGAGCGTTAAGTATATGCCATTCTGGCTCTCTCTTACCAACTTCCTTAATGGTTTGTGCTGGACAACATATGCTCTCATAAACCCCTTTGATCTCTTTGTCCTG aTAAGCAATGGTATTGGAGCAGTTTCTGGACTTGTTCAACTCATATTATATGCTTGCTATTGCTCCTGCAAGGAACAAAaagatgaagaaggtgatgatgacACAAAGCCACCTTCTGGCTCTGGGGTTCAACTCTCTACTCCTAACGGAAAGTTTGCTGTTTGA